The following are encoded together in the Rubidibacter lacunae KORDI 51-2 genome:
- a CDS encoding 5-(carboxyamino)imidazole ribonucleotide synthase, whose protein sequence is MTIKRIGVIGGGQLAWMLAGEAPKLGIELVVQAASRNDPAVARAAKVLYGAPDDAVATAELARYCDAIAFENELVDLPALRGLEAAGVCFRPGLDSLAPLLDKYYQRRCLLAAGLPVPDFEAIAPDRPLDPNWTLPLVLKTRRHGYDGRGTFIFSDPSDLKTFWQRPDRPALLREAYVPFECELAIVAARNAAGDIATFPITETRQVAQVCRWAIAPAPVSTAVSDRAREIARTLLQSLDIVGIVAIEFFLDAGDRLLVNEIAPRTHNSGHYTLDACYTSQFALQLQAVAELPLGATALHCDGAVMVNLLGYEHADRDYRDKRRRLEDLPGASVHWYGKTARPGRKLGHATLLLDRYDYETARALADRAWEIWVE, encoded by the coding sequence ATGACGATAAAACGGATCGGCGTCATCGGCGGCGGACAACTGGCCTGGATGCTCGCTGGCGAGGCACCCAAACTTGGCATCGAACTCGTCGTGCAGGCTGCCAGCCGAAACGATCCGGCAGTTGCCCGTGCAGCAAAGGTCCTCTACGGCGCGCCCGACGACGCCGTCGCCACTGCCGAACTCGCCCGTTACTGCGACGCGATTGCTTTCGAAAATGAGTTGGTCGATTTGCCGGCCTTGCGAGGACTAGAAGCTGCTGGGGTTTGCTTCCGCCCAGGCTTGGACAGTCTTGCACCTTTACTCGACAAGTACTACCAGCGTCGCTGCTTGCTTGCTGCCGGGTTGCCCGTCCCGGATTTTGAAGCGATCGCTCCCGACCGCCCCCTCGACCCAAATTGGACGCTGCCGTTGGTGCTAAAAACCCGCCGCCACGGCTACGACGGTCGCGGCACGTTCATCTTTTCCGACCCCTCCGATCTGAAAACCTTTTGGCAGCGCCCGGATCGTCCCGCCCTGCTCCGCGAAGCTTACGTGCCCTTCGAGTGCGAATTGGCGATCGTCGCCGCACGTAATGCTGCCGGCGACATCGCCACCTTTCCCATCACCGAAACTCGTCAAGTCGCGCAAGTCTGCCGTTGGGCTATCGCCCCCGCCCCCGTCAGCACTGCCGTCAGCGATCGCGCCCGCGAGATTGCCCGTACGCTGTTGCAATCCTTGGATATTGTCGGTATTGTCGCGATCGAATTCTTTCTCGATGCTGGCGATCGTCTCTTGGTCAACGAAATTGCCCCGCGTACGCACAACTCCGGTCACTACACACTAGACGCTTGCTATACCTCGCAGTTTGCCTTGCAGCTGCAAGCCGTTGCCGAACTGCCCCTTGGTGCCACTGCCTTACACTGCGATGGAGCCGTTATGGTTAACCTCCTCGGTTACGAGCACGCCGATCGCGACTACCGTGACAAGCGCCGTCGCCTCGAGGACCTCCCTGGCGCAAGCGTTCATTGGTACGGAAAAACTGCGCGTCCCGGGCGCAAACTCGGTCACGCGACCCTGCTGCTCGATCGCTATGACTACGAAACTGCCCGCGCGCTTGCCGATCGCGCTTGGGAGATCTGGGTAGAGTAA